The Deltaproteobacteria bacterium CG11_big_fil_rev_8_21_14_0_20_49_13 sequence GCCATCACTCCATTTAAGCAGAAGAGAATAATCAAGGCCGCAAAGCTCTATCTGGCCAAAAATAGGATAGACGCCTGTTGCCACTTGAGCGCTATTGGTGTAGATATGTCGAAAGATGAACCGAAGGTCGAGTTTATAGAAGATGCGTTTGAGATAAATTAGGATGACGCCGCTTATTTTTCGGGAGAAGTCGAGAAAATAGGCTTGTCTTCTCAACAAGCTCGAGGAATAAAATCTGTATGCGAACAATATTAGACCTATTTCAGGCGAATGTTGAGAAGTACGGTGACAGGGCGTGCCTATGGCATAAGCGAGACGGTAAATGGGTACATTTAAGCTGGAACGACGTTTCCTTGACCTCAAGTTCGCTCTGCAGGGGCCTTGCCTCACTGGGTGTACAAAAGGGTGACGGCGTAGGCATAATATCCGCCACAAGGGTCGAATGGACGCTCATTGACCTTGCGATACTTTTCGCTGGAGGTGTGGTGATCCCCGTCTACCCGAGCCTTTCGGCCGATCAGATCGTATACATCTTGAAAGATTCTGCGGTGAAGATCCTTTTTGTTGAGAATCATGCCCTGCTTAAAAAGATAGAACGCGTTCGCAGAGAACTTCCGGAGCTAAGGAGCGTTATATTGATAGAAGGGGGCGATCACAATGCCCTGACGCTTAACTCTCTGTCAGTCCTTGGAGAGGGGAAGAGAGATCCCAAGGTAGTATATAATGCAGATGATGTTGCATCTATAATCTATACATCAGGTACCACGGGCAGGCAGAAGGGCGTTATAATAACGCATGCGAACATAGTTGCAGAGGTGAAGGGACTCATGGGAGTTTTCAAGATCGATGTGGGCGACACGATGTTCACGGTGCTGCCACTTGCCCACGTCCTTGCACGCGCAGTCCAGTTCTTCCAGCTTGCGCACGGGTGCGAGTCGGCCTATGCGGAGTCCGTTGAAAAGGTCCCGGAGAACCTCATCGAAGTAAGGCCCCACATGGTAGTTGTCGTTCCGCGTTTCATAGAGAAGATCTATGACAGGCTCCACGACAAGGTGATACATTCCGGAAAGATAATGAGGCTCATCTTCGGGCGCGCCGTGTCCATTGGTCATGCGCGAAGCTTGGCAATAATACGCGGTGAAAAGATATCTCTGAAACTTAAGTTCAAGAGCAAGCTTGCCGAAATGCTCATATTTAGAAGGTTGCAGGCGGCCCTTGGCGGCAGGATAAAGTTCATCGTCTCCGGCGGAGCTCCTCTGTCGGCGGATCTTTCAAAGTTTTTTCACGGCGCCGGCCTTCTGATACTCGAAGGCTACGGATTGACCGAAACGTTCGCCGCCGCAACAGTGAACAGGTTGGACGACTTCAGGCTGGGCACCGTTGGCAAGCCCATAGACGGTGTGGACATAAAGATCGCCCCGGACGGCGAGATACTCATCAGGGGAGATGTGCTTTTTAAAGGTTACCATAAGTTAGATAACGAGACCAAGGAAGCCTTTATGTCCGACGGATGGTTCAGCACCGGCGATATCGGTGAATTCACAAAGGACGGGTTCCTTCGCATCACCGACAGAAAAAAGAACATGATAATAACAGCCGGGGGCAAGAACATCGCCCCACAGGCGATAGAGTCCAAACTTCAGGAGAGCCCTTACATCAACCACGCGGTGATATTGGGTGACAGGCGCAAATACGTTTCGGCCATGATTTCCGTCAATATCGACGCCGTCAAAAAATATGCCGATAAGAAGATGATAACCTACAGGAGTCCGCAGGAGCTGGTCAGGAGCCGCGAGATAAAGGACCTTATATCCGGCGTTATTGATGAAAAGAACAGGGAGCTTTCGCAGTTCGAGACCATCAAAAAATTTGCTATACTTGACCGCGATTTTACGATAGAAACGGGAGAGCTTACGCCGACCATGAAGGTGAGGCGCAAGGTCATCGAAGATAATTATAAGGCTATAGTGGAAGAGTTATATAACTGAATAAGGGGGAAATATGAACGGAACACCGCAAGGAACGCCGGGTCAGGGAACGGGGCTGACACCTAATATTGCAAGCCTTCTTTCCTACATCTGCATGCCTATCACGAGCATCGTCTTTGTTCTTGTTGAAAAAGAGAACGTGGACATCAAGTTCCACGCATGGCAGGGGACGATATTCGGTGTGGGGTATATACTTTTCATACTGGCCCTACAGATATTGGCAGCCATACTCGGCGCTATCTGGAGCATACTTGGAATAATAGTCGGATTCTTTGTGCCCATCGTAGGTCTCGCCGCCTTTGTGATCTGGATCGTATGCCTTATCAAGGCTTATCAGGGCGAGAGATGGAAGATCCATTATATCGGGGATATCGCGGCGAAGAAGGCCGGAATATAATTCAGTTACCGGTGATCGGTAATCAGTGGTCAGTTTTTAGGGCGCCAATACCGATAATTGATGATTGATGACCTATGAGGTTCCTAATAGCCGTTCCCATATTGCTCGCGTTGGCCTATTTGTATCCATACATTCCGGGGCATGACCTCCCGTGGTGTGCCATAAAGATAGGTACGGGTCTTGATTGCCCGGGTTGCGGTATCGTGAGGTCCGTGTCGGTCCTGCTTCACGGTCATTTTATCGAAAGTCTGAAGTTTCATCCGCTGGGGGTCGTTGTTGCCGGTTGGATGATATATAAATGGGTCGCGGTTCTTATTCAAAGATATAAAACATGTCGCCAAAAGAGATCATAGAAAAAGAGATAGCCTCCAAACTGAAGGCGAAGCCAAAGAAGGCGGGAGCCGTCAATGCTGTCGTTGAGCTTGATATCAAGGGCGACAACGGCGGTGTATGGACTATAGACTGCACCAAGGGAGGGATCGTCTCGAACGGCTCAAAGGGCGGCGCAAAACTTGTCGTCACAATGTCAGATGCGGACTTTGTCGCGCTTTATAAAAAGGAGCTGGACCCCGCCTCTGCGTTCTTTTCGGGCAAGATAAAGGTGAAGGGCGATATGGGCCTTGCGATGAAATTAGGGAACTTATTCTAATGAAAATAGCGATCGCACAAGTTAACAGCACCATAGGCGATTTTGGGGGGAACACCGCGAAAATGATCGCGGCCGTCAAAAAGGCAAAGGCCGAAGGTGCAGCTCTTGTGGTCTTTCCGGAAATGGTGACCACCGGCTATCCCCCTCGCGATCTTTTGGAAAAGCCGTATTTTGTGATGAAGA is a genomic window containing:
- a CDS encoding long-chain fatty acid--CoA ligase; amino-acid sequence: MRTILDLFQANVEKYGDRACLWHKRDGKWVHLSWNDVSLTSSSLCRGLASLGVQKGDGVGIISATRVEWTLIDLAILFAGGVVIPVYPSLSADQIVYILKDSAVKILFVENHALLKKIERVRRELPELRSVILIEGGDHNALTLNSLSVLGEGKRDPKVVYNADDVASIIYTSGTTGRQKGVIITHANIVAEVKGLMGVFKIDVGDTMFTVLPLAHVLARAVQFFQLAHGCESAYAESVEKVPENLIEVRPHMVVVVPRFIEKIYDRLHDKVIHSGKIMRLIFGRAVSIGHARSLAIIRGEKISLKLKFKSKLAEMLIFRRLQAALGGRIKFIVSGGAPLSADLSKFFHGAGLLILEGYGLTETFAAATVNRLDDFRLGTVGKPIDGVDIKIAPDGEILIRGDVLFKGYHKLDNETKEAFMSDGWFSTGDIGEFTKDGFLRITDRKKNMIITAGGKNIAPQAIESKLQESPYINHAVILGDRRKYVSAMISVNIDAVKKYADKKMITYRSPQELVRSREIKDLISGVIDEKNRELSQFETIKKFAILDRDFTIETGELTPTMKVRRKVIEDNYKAIVEELYN
- a CDS encoding SCP-2 sterol transfer family protein, with amino-acid sequence MSPKEIIEKEIASKLKAKPKKAGAVNAVVELDIKGDNGGVWTIDCTKGGIVSNGSKGGAKLVVTMSDADFVALYKKELDPASAFFSGKIKVKGDMGLAMKLGNLF